The following proteins come from a genomic window of Thiothrix unzii:
- a CDS encoding CobW family GTP-binding protein, with protein sequence MADAVDVRIPITLLTGFLGSGKTTVLNNLLKPSFWERLLRAPPLTAVIMNEFGSIGLDHQLVDNTQGTMALLSGGCVCCEIQGSLVPTLKNLWMGRRDGKIPPYERIIIETTGIADPTPILETLLRSDWVAKRHYLDGVVTTVDAVFGSGQLDQHFEAVRQVAGADRLLLTKTDLADAATIAQLESRLASLNPAAPVVQVQHGNVSPDHIFKLRAYHQSEPVKAKQWLAAENFRLVTGGSPLKTSGILNPSAPLHTGADGRIRSFSLQFEHALPWAGVAEALETLAEFCSQRLLRMKAIVNVQEYPGRPVVLHAVQHLFYPSIELPAWPDDDHRSRFVFITADLDEAFVSQLLTSFTQTVTTSPRDTFGA encoded by the coding sequence ATGGCTGACGCGGTGGATGTGCGCATCCCGATTACTTTGCTTACCGGCTTTCTGGGCAGTGGCAAAACCACAGTACTCAACAATCTGCTGAAACCGTCGTTTTGGGAACGGTTGTTGCGTGCGCCACCACTTACCGCTGTGATTATGAACGAGTTCGGCAGTATCGGGCTGGATCATCAACTGGTCGATAATACCCAAGGCACAATGGCACTGCTGTCCGGCGGGTGTGTGTGTTGTGAAATCCAAGGATCGCTAGTACCCACCCTGAAAAACCTGTGGATGGGGCGGCGCGATGGCAAAATTCCCCCGTATGAACGCATTATCATCGAAACCACCGGTATCGCCGACCCCACGCCGATACTCGAAACCCTGCTGCGTTCCGATTGGGTCGCTAAACGCCACTATCTGGATGGTGTTGTCACTACGGTGGATGCGGTATTTGGCAGCGGTCAACTTGACCAGCACTTTGAAGCGGTGCGCCAAGTGGCGGGTGCTGATCGCTTATTGCTTACCAAAACCGACCTTGCCGATGCCGCCACAATTGCGCAACTGGAAAGTCGTCTTGCCAGCCTGAATCCTGCCGCGCCAGTAGTGCAGGTGCAGCATGGCAATGTCAGCCCGGATCACATTTTCAAATTGCGGGCGTATCACCAATCCGAACCTGTCAAAGCCAAACAATGGTTGGCTGCGGAAAACTTCCGCTTGGTGACGGGCGGTTCGCCGTTAAAAACATCAGGTATTCTTAACCCCAGTGCGCCGCTACACACGGGTGCAGATGGGCGGATTCGCAGCTTTTCCCTGCAATTTGAGCACGCTTTACCTTGGGCAGGAGTGGCGGAAGCCTTGGAAACACTGGCAGAATTTTGCAGCCAGCGTTTATTGCGCATGAAAGCTATCGTCAATGTGCAGGAATACCCTGGTCGTCCGGTGGTATTACACGCAGTGCAACATTTGTTTTACCCGTCAATCGAACTCCCCGCATGGCCGGATGATGATCATCGCAGCCGTTTCGTCTTTATTACCGCTGACCTAGATGAAGCTTTTGTCAGTCAGTTACTTACTTCGTTTACCCAAACGGTGACTACCTCACCACGCGACACTTTCGGAGCTTAA
- a CDS encoding ABC transporter ATP-binding protein, with translation MSVIELHNLRYRWQGQSQDTLAIAELQVEQGEHLFIRGASGSGKTTLLNLLAGILKPASGSLTLLGQTLHNMNPAARDRFRADHMGVIFQQFNLLPYLSVRENVQLPCHFSARRKQRAGDVQGAIERLLEHLGLDRSLWQRAVTELSVGQQQRVAVARALIGSPEILIADEPTSALDTDTRDGFLELLFREAQVQGSTIIFVSHDPHIASHFPRVVDLSSVNGASMVE, from the coding sequence ATGAGTGTCATTGAGCTGCACAATCTGCGCTACCGCTGGCAAGGCCAAAGCCAGGACACCTTGGCGATTGCCGAATTGCAGGTTGAGCAAGGCGAACATTTGTTCATTCGCGGGGCAAGCGGTAGCGGTAAAACCACGTTGCTCAACCTGCTGGCAGGTATCCTCAAGCCTGCCAGTGGCAGTTTGACCCTGTTGGGGCAAACCTTGCACAACATGAATCCAGCGGCGCGTGATCGTTTCCGCGCGGATCACATGGGCGTTATTTTCCAGCAGTTTAATCTGTTGCCGTATTTGTCGGTGCGTGAAAATGTGCAATTACCGTGTCATTTTTCCGCACGGCGCAAACAACGTGCTGGCGATGTGCAAGGTGCTATCGAGCGTTTATTGGAACATTTGGGGCTGGATAGGTCGTTGTGGCAGCGAGCTGTTACCGAGTTGAGTGTCGGGCAGCAACAACGGGTGGCCGTGGCGCGTGCGTTGATCGGTAGCCCGGAAATTTTGATTGCCGACGAACCGACTTCCGCGCTGGATACGGATACCCGTGACGGTTTCCTTGAGCTGTTGTTTCGGGAAGCACAAGTGCAGGGCAGCACCATTATTTTCGTCAGCCACGACCCGCACATTGCCAGTCATTTTCCGCGTGTGGTGGATTTGAGCAGCGTCAATGGCGCGAGCATGGTAGAGTAA
- a CDS encoding type II toxin-antitoxin system PrlF family antitoxin codes for MPTTVFETESTLTDRYQTTVPEPVRRALKLGKRDKVHYTIQSDGSVLLSRVIVPIEDEPDPVLGKFLQFLANDIEQNPHRLQPLSAELMARIERLTANVDADLDLNAPLPPDDDEDE; via the coding sequence ATGCCAACCACCGTGTTTGAAACTGAATCCACGCTCACCGACCGTTACCAAACTACCGTGCCAGAACCGGTGCGGCGTGCGCTGAAATTGGGCAAACGTGACAAGGTGCATTACACCATCCAATCCGACGGCAGCGTGTTGTTATCGCGGGTAATCGTGCCAATTGAGGATGAACCAGACCCGGTATTGGGTAAATTTCTGCAATTCCTCGCTAATGATATTGAACAGAACCCACACCGCTTACAGCCGCTTTCTGCTGAGTTGATGGCTAGAATCGAACGTTTGACAGCTAATGTCGATGCGGATCTCGATCTCAATGCGCCATTACCACCCGATGATGACGAGGACGAATAA
- a CDS encoding type II toxin-antitoxin system YhaV family toxin, with translation MPALPSVIHGWTVLPHPLFSEQLEILTREVERLEYKDPLNFHKKRSAKRLTALKRLAFDIIPQDPTLPEYRQGNTLGAEYKHWFRAKFFQQYRLFFRYHAESRIIVLAWVNDDSTKRAYESERDAYRVFRKMLHSGHPPDDWDALLAEAMSEAGRVYGFPDVIHDGD, from the coding sequence ATGCCAGCACTACCCTCGGTCATTCATGGTTGGACTGTGCTTCCACACCCCTTATTTTCAGAGCAATTGGAAATACTCACTAGAGAAGTGGAGCGGCTTGAATACAAAGATCCACTCAATTTTCATAAAAAACGCTCAGCAAAACGGCTTACCGCTTTGAAACGTCTGGCTTTTGACATTATTCCGCAAGACCCGACGCTGCCCGAATACCGGCAAGGCAACACGTTGGGCGCGGAATACAAACACTGGTTTCGTGCTAAATTTTTCCAGCAATACCGCCTGTTTTTTCGCTACCACGCCGAAAGCCGTATTATTGTGCTGGCATGGGTTAACGATGATAGCACCAAACGCGCTTACGAAAGTGAACGCGACGCTTATCGGGTATTTCGCAAAATGCTGCATTCTGGACATCCGCCCGACGATTGGGATGCGTTGTTGGCGGAAGCGATGAGTGAAGCAGGGCGTGTTTACGGTTTTCCTGATGTTATTCACGATGGTGATTAA
- a CDS encoding DUF2796 domain-containing protein, whose amino-acid sequence MKYPSLLISSFSLLLALSASNLHAEEHEQHGAHEHGVATLAVAVGTEGVEITLESPAANIVGFEHVPTSDADKETLDDAVKKLEAGDELFTLNPEAECQLQDTEVLSALLGDEVSAEHEHQQEAEAAHNDMDIAWSYACAKPTELKEVAVKLFAAFPNGFQHIKAEWVTEKGASAMELTQDTTLTLTQ is encoded by the coding sequence ATGAAATACCCTAGCTTGTTAATCAGCAGTTTCAGCCTGTTATTGGCACTTTCCGCCAGCAATCTTCACGCCGAAGAACACGAGCAACACGGTGCACACGAACACGGCGTTGCTACGCTGGCGGTTGCAGTGGGTACAGAAGGTGTGGAAATCACTTTGGAATCTCCCGCCGCCAATATCGTGGGTTTTGAACACGTTCCCACCAGCGATGCGGATAAAGAAACGTTGGATGATGCGGTGAAAAAGCTCGAAGCGGGTGATGAGCTATTTACGCTTAATCCCGAAGCTGAGTGCCAATTGCAAGACACCGAAGTGTTGTCTGCGTTACTGGGGGACGAAGTGTCTGCTGAACATGAACACCAACAGGAGGCTGAGGCCGCGCACAATGACATGGATATTGCATGGTCTTACGCCTGCGCTAAACCGACGGAACTCAAAGAGGTTGCGGTGAAATTGTTTGCGGCATTCCCGAACGGTTTCCAACACATTAAGGCGGAGTGGGTCACGGAAAAAGGTGCGTCGGCAATGGAACTGACCCAAGATACGACGCTTACGCTGACACAATGA